The Ochrobactrum sp. BTU1 genome includes a region encoding these proteins:
- a CDS encoding pyridoxamine 5'-phosphate oxidase family protein, translating to MSDKDQQRAWKIADNNRVCFYGWNGKQVPMSPIVREEENTIYFLTDADSDKITDIDANSTVQLSFSDESANDYLLVEGRAAVSNDREKIKELWTPFAKAFWESEDDPAIRLIVVTPAQAEFWDGPGTMAAKAKMLVAAVTGTKPDMGDNRLTEM from the coding sequence ATGTCCGATAAAGACCAACAAAGAGCATGGAAAATCGCAGACAATAATCGTGTTTGTTTTTATGGCTGGAATGGAAAGCAAGTCCCAATGTCGCCTATCGTCCGCGAAGAGGAAAATACCATCTATTTTCTCACCGATGCTGACAGCGACAAAATTACAGATATTGATGCAAACTCAACCGTACAGCTTAGCTTTTCAGATGAAAGCGCTAATGATTATCTCCTGGTGGAAGGGCGTGCCGCCGTTTCAAATGATCGTGAAAAAATCAAGGAACTATGGACCCCATTTGCGAAAGCGTTCTGGGAATCAGAAGATGATCCTGCCATTCGGCTGATTGTCGTCACGCCAGCTCAAGCGGAGTTCTGGGACGGACCAGGAACGATGGCGGCAAAGGCAAAAATGTTGGTCGCTGCGGTGACCGGAACTAAGCCGGATATGGGCGATAATCGCTTGACGGAGATGTAG
- a CDS encoding AI-2E family transporter: MEPGLKISERAYMPAHEQSRMPALAAIAAGVAVLYFAKDVFLPLAFAVLLTFMLAPIVAFLRRRGLPRLPAILASVTSGFLVIVLFGAVLAFQVAEVGQNVTTYQYNIVEKIRLLKEAGTDNGLIDRLNRLAERIGAEISQEEKKSDQNIGTQQPERKPILVEIFSQRNPIQTLETIVSPLVGPVATFGLVIVVVIFMLLEREELRDRFIRLVGHGDLHKTTIALQDAGARVGRYLLTQLLVNAAYGVPLGIGLWILGIPNALLWGMLAILLRFAPYIGPVIAAIMPLFLAIAIAPGWSLLLWTIALFAVLELISNNVMEPWLYGSRTGLSPLAIIVAAIFWTWLWGPIGLVLSTPLTVCLVVLGRYVPQFRFLEILFGSEPVLNPEERLYQRLLSGDPNEATDNAIEFLSKQFLVEYYGNVAIPALLIAENDRTRGVLSDIQLQQVSQSARLVVANLRQIADEEEDNDEDVSVDTLSDREGAETVQLPSGEAKRIICVGGRGPLDDVSAAMLAQVLSVQGADVRVVDHESSQPSQLRKADLDGATAIVLCVLDLESAHRAKFLLRRLKRLSPGSRVGLANWRENQQQDDAEKSKLPPEVRGDFVAFNLLDATLECLSDAPPQETKETVKKLLKRKPTSLKRPIS; this comes from the coding sequence ATGGAACCGGGATTGAAAATAAGCGAGCGCGCCTATATGCCAGCTCATGAGCAGTCCCGGATGCCGGCGCTTGCAGCAATTGCTGCTGGTGTTGCAGTTTTGTATTTTGCAAAAGATGTCTTCCTGCCTTTGGCGTTTGCCGTGCTGCTTACGTTCATGCTCGCGCCGATTGTCGCCTTTTTGAGACGCCGAGGCCTTCCCCGGTTGCCCGCCATATTGGCAAGCGTTACGAGTGGCTTTCTTGTCATTGTCCTGTTCGGTGCAGTGCTGGCGTTTCAGGTCGCCGAAGTCGGCCAGAATGTCACCACATATCAATATAATATCGTTGAAAAAATACGCCTGCTAAAAGAGGCCGGGACAGATAACGGATTGATTGATCGTCTAAACCGTCTTGCAGAACGCATCGGTGCGGAAATCAGTCAAGAGGAGAAGAAGTCCGATCAGAATATTGGAACACAGCAGCCAGAACGCAAGCCAATTTTGGTAGAGATTTTTTCTCAACGCAATCCTATCCAAACGCTCGAAACGATTGTCAGCCCACTGGTAGGGCCCGTTGCAACCTTTGGCCTCGTTATTGTCGTTGTGATTTTCATGTTGCTCGAGCGGGAAGAATTGAGAGATCGGTTTATCCGCCTGGTAGGGCATGGTGATCTACATAAGACTACAATTGCATTGCAGGACGCGGGTGCGCGGGTCGGCCGCTATTTGCTGACACAGCTCTTGGTAAATGCGGCCTATGGTGTCCCATTAGGGATTGGGCTATGGATCCTAGGCATTCCTAACGCATTGTTATGGGGCATGCTCGCTATCCTGCTTCGCTTCGCGCCCTACATTGGACCGGTGATCGCCGCAATCATGCCCCTGTTTTTGGCGATCGCGATCGCGCCGGGCTGGAGCTTGTTGTTGTGGACCATCGCATTATTTGCTGTCCTTGAGCTGATCAGTAACAACGTTATGGAGCCTTGGCTTTACGGTTCGCGAACCGGTTTATCGCCACTTGCAATCATTGTTGCTGCGATTTTTTGGACTTGGCTTTGGGGACCCATTGGGCTCGTATTGTCGACGCCGCTTACCGTCTGCTTGGTTGTCCTCGGGCGCTACGTACCACAGTTCAGGTTCTTGGAAATCCTATTCGGCTCCGAGCCCGTTCTGAATCCCGAAGAGCGCCTATATCAACGCTTATTATCGGGCGATCCCAACGAAGCGACCGACAATGCGATTGAGTTTCTTTCGAAGCAGTTTCTTGTGGAATATTATGGAAATGTCGCGATACCCGCGCTGCTGATTGCAGAAAATGATCGCACACGTGGCGTACTCAGTGACATTCAGCTCCAGCAAGTGTCTCAAAGCGCACGTCTTGTGGTCGCAAATCTCAGGCAGATTGCGGACGAGGAGGAGGACAACGATGAGGATGTCTCGGTTGATACACTGAGTGACCGCGAGGGCGCCGAGACGGTGCAATTGCCGTCAGGAGAGGCAAAGAGGATCATCTGTGTTGGTGGACGTGGTCCCCTTGATGATGTGAGCGCCGCTATGTTGGCACAAGTGTTATCGGTTCAAGGTGCAGATGTGCGCGTGGTCGATCACGAGAGTTCGCAACCTAGCCAGTTGCGGAAAGCAGATTTGGACGGCGCTACTGCGATAGTCCTGTGTGTTCTTGACCTGGAATCTGCACATCGCGCCAAGTTTCTCCTTCGTCGCTTGAAACGCCTCAGTCCTGGTTCACGTGTTGGCTTGGCCAACTGGCGAGAAAACCAACAGCAAGACGATGCGGAAAAAAGCAAACTACCGCCTGAAGTGAGGGGTGACTTTGTGGCTTTCAATTTGCTTGACGCGACACTGGAGTGTCTTTCTGATGCGCCGCCGCAAGAGACTAAAGAGACGGTGAAAAAACTTCTCAAAAGAAAGCCAACGAGCTTGAAGAGGCCGATTTCATAA
- a CDS encoding diguanylate cyclase, which yields MDKGGFDRTSVQSWIALFNFAFMHAPIGIALVDTDGHLLRANQAFSNLIGYPLTQLEGMHFKDFTHPEDIALDLRLFNEVLAAQRDGYKVEKRYIRSDGATVYVVIHVAAMRDDKGEVVRFISQIEDITGAKTAERELRERAAMLSLAMDAINGGFWHLDVKSDIFETSDKLAELINGPGAERLNLQAYLSKINPHDLSAADLTHLLSGRVEHAVTEYRLNTNNGERWMRCERRLLRDGDGAPLKIVGVALDFTPERTRLADLELRSRTDVLSGLLNRHGLEIGYRELNCDEGYSVLAIDLDGFKAVNDRLGHAMGDAVLVQTAKRLSSTVDACDLVARMGGDEFAIVHGGSRVDGLRLANSILEAMRLPIVIDQVVTGVGISVGCVWTREKREITLLLARADDLLYEVKSEGKNGMRSYSVD from the coding sequence ATGGACAAGGGGGGTTTTGATCGCACTAGCGTTCAAAGCTGGATTGCACTGTTTAACTTCGCTTTCATGCATGCCCCAATAGGCATTGCGCTTGTGGACACGGATGGTCATCTACTGCGAGCAAATCAAGCGTTCTCCAATCTTATTGGCTACCCGCTAACCCAACTTGAGGGAATGCATTTTAAGGATTTCACTCACCCTGAGGATATTGCTCTCGATCTAAGACTTTTCAATGAAGTACTTGCGGCGCAACGCGACGGCTACAAAGTTGAAAAGCGCTATATACGATCCGACGGAGCAACGGTTTATGTCGTCATTCACGTTGCTGCAATGCGTGATGACAAAGGGGAGGTCGTTCGCTTCATTTCTCAGATTGAGGACATTACGGGCGCAAAGACTGCCGAGCGAGAATTGCGAGAGCGGGCTGCCATGTTATCGCTCGCAATGGATGCAATAAATGGCGGATTCTGGCATCTCGACGTCAAGAGCGATATCTTCGAAACCTCGGATAAACTCGCAGAGCTGATCAATGGCCCGGGCGCGGAACGGCTTAACTTGCAAGCCTACCTGAGTAAGATCAATCCCCATGATCTTTCAGCAGCTGACCTAACACATTTGTTGAGCGGCCGTGTCGAGCACGCTGTTACTGAGTATCGGCTCAATACAAATAATGGCGAGCGGTGGATGCGTTGTGAACGTCGGCTCCTGCGTGACGGCGATGGCGCACCGCTTAAGATTGTCGGAGTGGCACTTGATTTCACTCCCGAACGGACAAGGCTTGCGGATCTCGAGTTGCGTTCCAGGACGGACGTATTAAGCGGACTTTTAAATCGGCACGGGTTAGAGATCGGCTATCGCGAACTGAATTGCGATGAAGGCTATTCCGTTCTGGCTATCGATCTTGACGGGTTCAAAGCTGTCAACGACCGTCTAGGTCACGCAATGGGTGATGCAGTTTTGGTTCAAACAGCCAAACGACTGTCGTCTACTGTAGACGCCTGCGATCTTGTCGCGCGCATGGGCGGGGACGAATTTGCAATTGTGCATGGCGGGAGCCGGGTGGATGGACTGAGGCTGGCAAATTCAATCCTTGAAGCAATGCGTCTTCCCATTGTGATCGATCAGGTGGTCACCGGAGTGGGGATCAGCGTCGGATGTGTCTGGACCCGCGAAAAAAGGGAGATCACTCTCTTGCTGGCTCGGGCCGACGACCTTCTTTACGAGGTGAAGTCGGAAGGCAAGAACGGTATGCGTTCTTATTCGGTTGATTGA
- a CDS encoding transcriptional regulator, whose product MAEQNPNEVTEAATAENAQQTSAPKKKAPAAKKAAAPKAAEAAPAQKSRRLTPAERADLLAAVASETADGKNTLKDTLKKFNIKEQTYYNWKNDAQAKTAKAASGSKKQAAAKPAKAKASTSKPAATVSAPAKATSSKSSPATDELKALVALEAENQRLRKSLAEKLRKENAELRKRLGL is encoded by the coding sequence ATGGCTGAACAAAATCCAAACGAAGTGACTGAAGCAGCAACCGCTGAAAACGCGCAGCAGACCAGCGCACCAAAAAAGAAAGCGCCAGCAGCAAAAAAAGCTGCAGCTCCTAAAGCTGCCGAAGCGGCTCCTGCTCAAAAGTCACGCCGTCTTACACCTGCTGAGCGCGCCGATTTGCTGGCTGCTGTTGCGAGCGAAACTGCAGACGGCAAGAACACGCTGAAAGACACGCTCAAGAAATTCAACATTAAAGAACAGACATACTACAACTGGAAGAACGACGCACAGGCTAAGACTGCTAAGGCGGCATCGGGCTCCAAGAAGCAGGCAGCTGCCAAGCCTGCCAAAGCAAAGGCATCTACTTCAAAGCCAGCGGCAACGGTGTCCGCACCGGCCAAGGCGACCTCGAGCAAGTCCTCCCCTGCAACCGATGAACTCAAGGCTCTCGTTGCACTTGAAGCTGAAAATCAGCGCCTGCGTAAGTCGCTCGCTGAAAAACTACGCAAGGAAAATGCTGAGTTGCGTAAGCGCCTCGGCCTGTAA
- a CDS encoding lipase codes for MEQPVKRRALFFIGGYDPKTPDAYFGRMTKELRRFDDLWETRTELLELDGSTDIASARVQSQCVAESWQTDCDFTFLALNSLVLSDFNRPLPWRLAKYLYAFIGFLFSGAWRFFLTAWRFGLYFLYPFLAIVGFSVIGVVVALLVPSIFGPAKAVIGIMTFFVVLAVFGKRWSVNHLMDLWSFSFDFISDKRDDADQLLDRFAEKIVRQVKDGAYDEIILIGHSTGGMLILDTAARCLQRDPDFSRRANKVIVLTLGSTAMKAGYLSQAKRFRSNVQLLVDDGKIDWVEIQCLTDPINFYKTDPVVEMGLRRNAGRTFPLVRAVRMRQMLLPETYRRIKRNLFRVHYQYVFANTERYWYDFYQICYGPLFLINRAKHHIIGNPSDEESVIL; via the coding sequence ATGGAGCAACCGGTAAAACGTCGCGCACTCTTCTTCATTGGGGGATATGATCCGAAGACGCCGGACGCGTATTTCGGACGCATGACCAAGGAACTCCGTCGGTTTGACGACCTTTGGGAGACGCGAACTGAACTCTTAGAGTTAGATGGAAGCACAGACATCGCTTCGGCTCGAGTTCAATCACAATGTGTGGCTGAAAGCTGGCAGACCGATTGTGACTTCACCTTCCTGGCACTTAACTCTCTGGTTCTCTCCGACTTCAACCGTCCACTCCCCTGGCGGCTCGCAAAATATCTCTATGCGTTCATAGGCTTTTTGTTCTCAGGCGCCTGGCGCTTTTTCCTGACTGCTTGGCGCTTCGGACTCTATTTTCTTTACCCATTTCTAGCGATTGTCGGCTTTTCGGTCATCGGCGTCGTGGTGGCCCTGCTTGTGCCTTCGATCTTTGGTCCCGCAAAAGCGGTAATCGGCATAATGACGTTTTTTGTGGTCCTTGCAGTTTTCGGCAAACGCTGGTCCGTGAACCATCTCATGGATTTATGGTCATTTTCATTTGATTTCATCAGCGATAAGAGAGACGATGCCGATCAGTTGTTGGACCGCTTTGCCGAGAAGATTGTGCGACAAGTCAAAGACGGCGCGTATGACGAAATCATATTGATCGGGCATAGTACGGGCGGAATGTTGATCCTCGATACAGCAGCCCGTTGTTTGCAACGGGACCCAGATTTTTCTCGACGGGCCAACAAAGTCATTGTCCTCACGCTCGGTTCAACAGCGATGAAGGCCGGGTATCTTAGTCAGGCGAAAAGATTTCGCTCGAACGTACAACTGCTTGTAGACGACGGGAAAATCGACTGGGTGGAAATCCAATGTTTAACAGATCCGATTAATTTTTATAAAACCGATCCAGTCGTTGAGATGGGACTCAGAAGGAATGCGGGCAGAACTTTTCCCCTCGTAAGGGCGGTAAGGATGCGACAAATGCTGTTGCCTGAAACCTACCGGCGGATAAAGCGCAATCTCTTTCGCGTTCATTACCAGTATGTGTTCGCAAATACAGAGCGCTATTGGTACGACTTCTATCAGATCTGTTACGGTCCGCTTTTTCTGATCAACCGGGCGAAACATCACATCATAGGCAATCCATCCGACGAGGAGAGTGTTATATTATGA